The following are from one region of the Coffea eugenioides isolate CCC68of chromosome 2, Ceug_1.0, whole genome shotgun sequence genome:
- the LOC113760772 gene encoding putative ABC transporter C family member 15, whose protein sequence is MMRSTIGSPEGLMLLQFRIPWRQLLSSSCLLEDASIVLQLGFLGVLLLQFVIYVVESKCRGRKKSMVGEKCSVGAKVGLSYKLTLVCSILLLGAHFLELLMLQSNNSAHCALEVPNYASETMQVISWSISLILLYKILRDKQVRLPWIIRIWWISSFLISLASAAIDGNYIIINHESLKVQSYADALNLLASAFLLVISIRGRTGIVLDIPNGITAPLLNGKSEKHLEGKQDCPYGRATLLQLVTFAWLNPLFEVGIKKPLDQDEVPEVDFRDSAHYLSRSFDDCLEHVRKKDGTANPSIYKAIYIFAWKKAAINALFAVISASSSYVGPYLIDDFVNFLTEKKFRSLGSGYLLALGFLSAKMVETIAQRQWIFGARQLGLRLRAALISQIYQKGIVLSSKSRQSHSSGEIINYMSVDVQRITDFIWYLNTIWMLPIQISLAIFVLHTNLGLGSLVALVVTLIIMCGNIPLTRILKRFQTKIMESKDDRMKATSEVLRNMKTIKLQAWDSYFLDKLEILRQTEYNWLWKSLRLLALTAFIFWGSPAFISVMTFGGCVLMGIPLTAGRVLSALATFRMLQDPIFNLPDLLSVIAQGKVSADRIASFLQQDEVQSDAVLYHSCSDTEFSVEIDGGKFCWNTESGSATLDGINLRVKRGMKVAICGTVGSGKSSLLSCVLGEMSKQSGTVKISGTKAYVPQSPWILTGDIRENILFGNPYDSDKYNRTVEACALTKDLELFSAGDLTEIGERGINMSGGQKQRIQIARAVYQDADIYLLDDPFSAVDAHTGTQLFQDCLMGILKDKTILYVTHQVEFLPAADLILVMQNGRIAQAGSFEELLKHNVGFEVIVGAHNEALESILTVESSSRTFNHETDDGESNSEPNPNAEFPHTKQDSEHNLCVEIAEKEGRLVQDEEREKGSIGKEVYWSYLTIVKRGAFVPIILLAQSSFQALQIASNYWMAWACPTGNHEPVVGMHFILFVYVLLAIGSSLCVLIRATLLAITGLLTSEKLFSNMLHSIIRAPMAFFDSTPTGRILNRASTDQSVLDLELANKIGWCAFSIIQLLGTIAVMSQVAWEVFALFIPVTAICIWYQRYYIPTARELARLAGIQRAPILHHFAESLAGAATIRAFDQKCRFIDSNLCLIDNHSRPWFHNVSAMEWLSFRLNQLSNFVFAFSLVLLVTLPDGIIDPSIAGLAVTYGINLNVQQASVIWNICNADNKMISVERILQYSNIASEAPLVIEDHRPPGNWPDIGTIQFTNLKIRYAEHLPSVLKSITCTFPGKKKVGVVGRTGSGKSTLIQAIFRIVEPSEGSIIIDDVDITKIGLHDLRSRLSIIPQDPTMFEGTVRGNLDPLDQYSDYEIWEALDKCQLGDLMRGKPEKLETTVVENGENWSVGQRQLFCLGRALLKKSTVLVLDEATASVDSATDGTIQKIISQEFKDRTVVTIAHRIHTVIDSDLVLVLSDGRIAEYDTPAKLLEREDSFFSRLIREYSKRSQSFSSFSKIQS, encoded by the exons GTCTAATGCTCCTACAGTTTCGCATCCCATGGCGACAGCTACTTTCATCATCTTGCTTGTTGGAAGATGCGAGCATTGTCCTGCAACTTGGTTTCTTGGGTGTCTTGCTGCTCCAATTCGTAATATATGTTGTAGAATCAAAATGCAGAGGCAGAAAAAAGAGTATGGTTGGAGAAAAGTGTTCTGTGGGTGCAAAGGTTGGGCTTAGTTACAAGCTGACCCTTGTTTGCTCCATTTTACTTCTCGGAGCTCATTTCCTCGAGCTGCTGATGCTACAGAGTAATAATTCGGCTCACTGTGCATTGGAAGTGCCAAATTATGCCTCAGAGACGATGCAAGTAATTTCATGGTCCATTTCATTAATTCTGCTGTATAAAATACTAAGAGACAAACAAGTCAGGTTGCCTTGGATCATCAGGATCTGGTGGATATCCAGCTTCTTGATATCTCTTGCATCTGCGGCTATCGATGGAAATTATATCATAATAAACCATGAAAGCCTCAAAGTCCAATCATATGCTGACGCCTTGAATCTTCTTGCATCTGCCTTCCTACTTGTCATTTCAATACGAGGCAGAACAGGCATTGTGCTTGACATcccaaatggcatcactgcCCCACTTTTGaatggaaaaagtgaaaagcattTGGAAGGAAAACAAGATTGTCCATATGGGAGAGCCACTCTTCTCCAACTGGTGACATTTGCATGGCTCAATCCGCTCTTTGAGGTTGGGATTAAGAAGCCACTTGATCAGGATGAAGTCCCAGAAGTTGATTTCAGGGACTCGGCCCATTACCTGTCTCGATCCTTTGATGATTGCCTTGAACATGTAAGGAAAAAAGATGGAACAGCAAATCCATCTATTTATAAGGcaatatatatatttgcatGGAAGAAAGCAGCAATTAATGCCCTTTTTGCAGTTATAAGTGCATCATCATCTTACGTTGGCCCCTATCTCATTGACGATTTTGTAAATTTCCTAACTGAGAAAAAGTTCAGGAGCTTAGGAAGTGGCTATCTACTTGCATTGGGTTTTCTGAGTGCAAAAATGGTTGAAACAATAGCGCAGAGGCAGTGGATATTTGGAGCTCGCCAACTAGGCCTTCGGTTAAGAGCAGCTCTGATATCTCAAATATACCAGAAGGGCATAGTTCTATCAAGTAAATCACGTCAAAGCCACAGCAGTGGGGAGATCATTAACTATATGAGCGTTGATGTCCAAAGAATTACAGACTTCATCTGGTACTTGAACACAATTTGGATGTTGCCTATACAAATTTCCTTGGCTATCTTCGTTCTACACACAAATCTGGGATTGGGATCACTTGTAGCTTTGGTTGTAACTCTGATAATAATGTGTGGAAACATACCACTGACTAGAATCCTGAAGAGATTCCAAACTAAAATAATGGAGTCAAAAGATGATAGGATGAAAGCTACTTCAGAAGTTCTTCGCAACATGAAGACAATAAAACTTCAGGCATGGGACAGTTATTTCTTAGACAAACTAGAAATTCTAAGGCAAACTGAGTACAATTGGTTATGGAAGTCATTAAGATTGCTGGCATTAACAGCTTTCATATTCTGGGGATCGCCAGCTTTTATATCTGTTATGACTTTTGGTGGATGTGTTTTAATGGGAATCCCTCTCACTGCAGGGCGAGTCTTATCAGCATTGGCAACATTTCGCATGCTCCAAGATCCCATATTTAATCTACCAGATTTATTGTCTGTAATTGCTCAGGGAAAAGTTTCTGCAGATAGAATTGCTTCTTTCCTGCAGCAAGATGAAGTTCAATCAGATGCAGTTTTGTACCATTCTTGTAGTGATACAGAATTTTCAGTTGAGATAGATGGTGGAAAATTCTGCTGGAATACTGAATCAGGAAGTGCAACACTTGATGGAATAAACTTAAGGGTAAAAAGAGGAATGAAGGTGGCAATATGTGGCACTGTTGGATCAGGAAAGTCCAGTTTGCTCTCATGTGTACTTGGAGAGATGTCAAAGCAGTCAGGGACGGTGAAGATCAGTGGTACTAAGGCTTATGTCCCTCAATCCCCATGGATATTGACAGGAGATATTAGAGAAAACATTCTCTTTGGAAACCCATATGACAGTGACAAGTATAATAGAACAGTTGAAGCATGTGCTCTTACCAAGGACTTAGAGCTTTTTTCTGCTGGCGACCTAACTGAGATAGGAGAAAGAGGAATAAACATGAGTGGAGGCCAGAAGCAAAGAATACAAATTGCCCGTGCTGTCTACCAAGATGCTGATATTTATCTCCTCGACGACCCTTTCAGTGCTGTGGATGCTCATACAGGCACACAACTGTTCCAG GATTGTTTGATGGGAATCCTCAAGGACAAGACTATACTTTATGTCACCCACCAAGTTGAGTTTCTTCCAGCTGCAGATCTCATTTTG GTGATGCAAAATGGAAGAATTGCACAAGCTGGTTCATTTGAAGAACTTCTAAAACACAATGTTGGGTTTGAAGTCATCGTTGGGGCCCACAATGAAGCTCTAGAATCAATTCTGACAGTTGAAAGCTCTAGTAGAACTTTCAATCATGAAACTGATGATGGTGAATCTAATTCAGAACCTAATCCAAATGCAGAATTTCCACACACGAAACAAGATTCCGAGCACAATCTATGTGTTGAAATAGCAGAAAAAGAAGGACGGTTGGTGCAggatgaagaaagagaaaagggaaGTATTGGGAAGGAAGTTTACTGGTCTTACTTGACCATCGTGAAACGTGGTGCCTTTGTTCCAATAATTTTACTTGCTCAATCATCATTCCAAGCATTGCAGATAGCCAGCAATTATTGGATGGCATGGGCCTGTCCTACTGGGAATCATGAACCAGTTGTTGGGATGCACTTCATACTATTTGTTTATGTACTTCTTGCCATTGGAAGTTCACTGTGTGTGCTGATCCGAGCCACATTATTGGCTATAACAGGCCTTTTGACCTCAGAGAAGCTATTCAGCAACATGCTGCACAGCATTATTCGTGCTCCTATGGCTTTCTTTGACTCAACTCCAACTGGAAGAATTTTAAACAGG GCATCAACAGATCAAAGTGTCCTAGACTTGGAGTTGGCAAACAAAATAGGCTGGTGTGCATTCTCAATTATCCAGTTACTTGGAACCATAGCAGTCATGTCGCAGGTAGCATGGGAAGTGTTTGCCCTCTTCATTCCTGTCACAGCCATCTGCATATGGTACCAG CGATATTACATACCAACGGCAAGAGAATTGGCACGTTTAGCTGGTATACAGAGAGCTCCAATCCTCCATCACTTCGCTGAGTCACTAGCTGGAGCAGCAACAATACGCGCTTTTGACCAAAAATGTCGCTTCATTGACTCAAACCTCTGTCTCATCGACAACCATTCAAGACCATGGTTTCACAATGTGTCAGCAATGGAGTGGCTTTCTTTCAGACTGAATCAGTTATCCAACTTTGTGTTTGCCTTCTCACTCGTTTTGCTTGTGACTCTACCAGATGGAATCATAGATCCCA GCATTGCCGGGCTGGCAGTAACATATGGCATCAATTTGAATGTTCAGCAAGCTTCAGTTATTTGGAATATATGCAATGCTGATAACAAAATGATATCAGTGGAAAGGATTCTTCAGTATTCGAACATTGCCAGTGAAGCACCCTTAGTTATTGAAGATCACAGACCACCAGGAAATTGGCCAGATATCGGAACAATTCAATTCACAAACTTAAAG ATCCGGTATGCTGAGCATCTACCATCTGTATTAAAGAGTATAACCTGCACATTTCCTGGGAAGAAGAAAGTTGGTGTTGTTGGAAGGACAGGAAGTGGTAAATCAACTCTCATTCAGGCCATCTTTAGGATTGTAGAGCCCAGTGAGGGAAGTATCATAATTGATGACGTGGACATCACCAAAATAGGGCTTCATGACTTGAGATCAAGGCTTAGCATCATCCCCCAAGATCCTACAATGTTCGAAGGAACAGTTAGAGGAAATCTTGATCCATTAGACCAGTACTCTGACTATGAAATTTGGGAG GCTCTAGACAAATGTCAGTTAGGTGATTTGATGCGGGGGAAGCCAGAGAAGCTAGAAACTACAG TGGTTGAAAATGGGGAAAACTGGAGTGTCGGCCAGAGGCAATTATTCTGTCTTGGTAGAGCCTTGCTAAAGAAGAGCACAGTTCTTGTCTTAGATGAAGCCACTGCATCTGTTGATTCTGCAACCGATGGTACAATACAAAAGATCATCAGTCAAGAATTTAAAGATCGAACAGTCGTTACTATAGCTCACAGAATCCACACAGTTATAGATAGTGATCTTGTATTGGTCCTCAGTGATG GGCGGATAGCCGAGTATGACACACCAGCAAAGCTACTGGAAAGAGAGGATTCTTTCTTCTCAAGATTGATAAGAGAGTACTCAAAAAGATCACAGAGTTTTAGTAGCTTTTCCAAGATTCAAAGCTAA